A region from the Brassica napus cultivar Da-Ae chromosome C8, Da-Ae, whole genome shotgun sequence genome encodes:
- the LOC106389177 gene encoding protein SRG1-like, producing the protein MEAKGESQHSSIIVPSVQEMVKKKLTTTVPPRYVRSDLDKGEIDCDLRTEIPIIDMNLLGSLASMDAEIHKLDLACKEWGFFQLVNHGMETGFLDKFKSEIQDFFNLPMEEKKKLWQQPSEIEGFGHTFVVSEEQKLDWSDLFLLVMQPVHLRKPHLFPKLPLPFRDTLDTYSGEVKSIAKILLSKMASALMITPQEMEKLFDDELRQTMRMNYYPPCPDPDQVIGLIPHSDSTGLTILLQVNEVEGLQIKKNGKWVPVKPLPNAFLVNIGDVLEIITNGSYQSIEHRGVVSSEKERLSVAAFHNVGMGKEVGPVRSLVEKQKAAFFKSVTVEEYRKDLFTRKLDGKAYLDVMRI; encoded by the exons ATGGAAGCCAAGGGAGAAAGCCAGCATAGCTCTATTATAGTTCCATCTGTTCAagagatggtgaagaagaagctgaCCACGACGGTTCCTCCGAGGTATGTACGGTCTGATCTTGACAAAGGTGAGATCGACTGTGATTTAAGAACCGAGATCCCAATCATCGACATGAATCTCTTGGGTTCTTTAGCCTCCATGGATGCTGAGATTCACAAGCTCGACTTGGCATGCAAAGAATGGGGATTTTTCCAG CTTGTAAACCATGGAATGGAAACAGGCTTCTTGGACAAATTCAAGTCGGAGATTCAAGATTTTTTCAACCTTCCcatggaagagaagaagaagctatggcAACAACCCAGTGAGATCGAAGGGTTTGGACATACTTTTGTGGTTTCAGAAGAGCAGAAACTCGATTGGTCAGACCTGTTCCTCCTTGTAATGCAACCTGTCCACTTACGCAAGCCTCACTTGTTCCCCAAGTTACCTCTTCCCTTTAG AGATACACTAGACACGTATTCTGGTGAAGTGAAAAGCATAGCCAAGATCTTGTTATCGAAAATGGCGAGCGCCTTGATGATAACACCCCAGGAAATGGAGAAGTTGTTTGATGATGAGTTAAGACAGACAATGAGGATGAATTATTACCCGCCTTGTCCAGATCCCGACCAGGTTATTGGTCTAATTCCGCATTCAGATTCTACAGGACTCACCATACTGCTGCAGGTTAATGAAGTTGAAGGTCTCCAAATCAAGAAAAATGGCAAGTGGGTTCCTGTCAAACCTCTCCCAAATGCTTTCCTTGTCAACATTGGAGATGTCTTAGAG ATCATAACGAACGGGTCTTACCAGAGTATAGAGCATCGTGGAGTTGTTAGCTCAGAGAAAGAGAGGCTTTCTGTGGCGGCATTTCACAATGTGGGAATGGGTAAAGAAGTTGGTCCCGTGAGAAGTCTTGTGGAAAAGCAAAAGGCTGCATTTTTCAAAAGTGTAACCGTCGAAGAGTATCGCAAGGACTTGTTCACACGTAAGCTTGATGGAAAAGCTTACCTTGATGTTATGAGaatctaa